ATTCCGCTCTGCGGCTCATAGATCTGTGGCTGCAATTGTAGATCAGACGGTGTTGGGATCACCGGACGATATCGATAAAAAGGCTTTTGCAAATTCTGGATGAAAGAGATCGGCGAGCCTGAGACGAGCGACATCTGCACGCCCGTCCAATCCTCTTCACTCACGTTGTCGACGATCGCCCAGCCCTGGAAGAACGGTTTGCCTTCGGCGTCGAGGACAACGCGATAGGTGGTTTTCCAGATCGGGGCGGCTATGGTGTACGAGACGACCATTTCGCGTTGCCCCGTGCCCTGCGATGTGACCGTGATCGTCTTGGCATCGAGCCGCCGGGCCGAAGCCGTTGCGTTGGCAAATTCGTTAATGTCACGCCGCGTTCCGTCCTCGATCAGCTTCACGCTTTTGACGTCCGCGAGGTCAAAGCTCGATATTTCGCCGCTTTCCGAAGCGATCACCAGCACGCTCGTTATCTGCGTTTCCTTATCGGTCTTGATGGTCTTGCGTTCGATCGTCAGGATCGAACCGGTCGCGGTGCCCTTGGTTGAGGCGACGACGACCTTGGCACCCTGCAATTGCGACAGCACCGACGAGATCCCGCCGCCATCGCCCGAAACCGGACTGACCGAAAACGGTATCTCCGCCATCCGCGACGAGATCGGCGCCGACGAATTATAACTGACCGCCCCGATCTTGCCCTGACCGAGGTCGAGCACAACCATTGATTTCAAAACATCATCGACCTGCGACTGTTTGAACGACAGATTGACCTCGGCATTTCCCGATACAAACCCGCGACGCTCGATGTACGCCACGCCATTCGAGTACAAAATAACCCGCCGAATCGGCAGCTGATTCGCCGCCTCAGCCGGGCGTTTTGTTTCCGGAATCGCCGTAACCCGTTTATTACGAGCTACTTGCATAAACCCGCTCAGCGGACACACTAATACCAACAGGAGAACGATCAATTTCTTCATTTTTCTAAGTCCTTATTTGGAGAATCTGGTTAAAACTTAACCTTACAGATGTATTGAACGCGCGGATTGGTTGCTTTTTGCACAAGTTCAAGAAGCTCTGAATAAGGATGTAAAAAATCGAGATGTAGGCTATACTTTAGCTTCAGTTTTCGCACTCTCATGAATATATTACGCATTTTCCTTCGCTGTTCGGTTTTGATTTGTTGCTTTACCATAGGAGCATTTACTCAGGATCAGATATTAACAAACTCTGATTTGCTAGCCCTGACCAAGGCGGGGTTATCTGCGGAGGTCATTATAGCCAAGATTAAAAGCAGTGCGGGGAAATATGATACATCGACGGAAAAACTAAAAGAACTAAAAGACGCGGGTGTTGCTGATGCTGTTATTTTGGCAGTTGTTGAGAACCCATTAGGAAAGTCTACCCAAGCGATAGCTGGCGATGAGAATATTATCCCCGGCGAGAACCAAGCGGTCGTATATATTTATCGAAGAAAGGAGTTTTCGACCCGTAACCTGCAGCCGTCGGTTTTTATAGACGACGACAAGGAAGTTGCTCGAATTGATGATGGGAAATTCTTTATTCTTAAGTTTGATCCGGGTAAACACAAAATATACGTCAACAAGGGATTTTCGGGGGCGGCAATTGACATGAAAGCTGGGCGACGTTATTTTTTTCGCGTTACGTATAAACCTGGCTTTTGGAAAGCGAGGGGTGAAATGGAGTTTGTTCCCTACGAACAGGGAACTTTAGAAGTCGCAAATATGGAGCCACTCGAAGAGAAGTGGATAAAGGATAAATCTCGTGTTTTTGTAATGGTTTCTAAACCAAAGAATTAGTTCTTCGAGGAGTAAGAGTTTGCCCTAGTACTTACCGAACTCTTTACGGCAACCCACCAATAATATGTTATGGACTAGATTCTTATCATCTAGCTTTTTTGTTGCGCGGTTTTCTTCGAAATCTTGACATTTCCAATAACCAGGCGTAAACCTAAACCTGAAAGCAAAATCCATTTTTCTAAAGGAGGCTACATATGAAGCGGAATATCTTGGCATTGGCAGCAGGGTTGGTGACGGCGTGGGCAATAATCGTGATCGACAAATTGATCGCCATCGGCGGCTGGCCCACTGGCAGTGCGCTCGAATTTATGACCCGGAACGAGATCACGGCGTACTTTAGCTCGCAGCCTCTGCCGTTTTACATGACGCTGTTGATCGGTTCGGTCCTCGGCGGATTTTTTGGCAGCTACATCGCATCGAACATGAGTCGCCGCGAGAATCGGGGTTTCGCGATGCCGCTGGTCGTCGCCGTATTTTTGATCCTGGGAGCGATGGTTAATTTCTTCGTGCTTTTCCCGGGCCAGCCGGTCTGGCTGATGGTCGCGACGATCGGGCTTTATCTTCCGGTCACGCTGCTGGCGAGAAAGCTGGCTTACTAGCCCGTTGATCAAATTCAAAAACCCTTGATCGCCGCCGCC
This sequence is a window from Acidobacteriota bacterium. Protein-coding genes within it:
- a CDS encoding DUF2846 domain-containing protein gives rise to the protein MLALTKAGLSAEVIIAKIKSSAGKYDTSTEKLKELKDAGVADAVILAVVENPLGKSTQAIAGDENIIPGENQAVVYIYRRKEFSTRNLQPSVFIDDDKEVARIDDGKFFILKFDPGKHKIYVNKGFSGAAIDMKAGRRYFFRVTYKPGFWKARGEMEFVPYEQGTLEVANMEPLEEKWIKDKSRVFVMVSKPKN